Proteins encoded by one window of Anguilla rostrata isolate EN2019 chromosome 9, ASM1855537v3, whole genome shotgun sequence:
- the elf1 gene encoding ETS-related transcription factor Elf-1 has translation MTTAVQPTELVFEFASNGMDEMNQLDDPSVFPAVIVEQVPAADLMQVYSGLESDEVPNGIMADNSLDVAEEQIMGGDIGLSEAACTDSEENMETIEAAEALLNMESPNNILDEKRMIHSYNTLLDPDLTYISLRPEQLSSNGVHMSHVEEESADEVPSRSPGKAQRKSKARKPRVPRPCSPISNPSLPLRKKSKEGKGNTIYLWEFLLALLQDKNTCPKYIKWTQREKGIFKLVDSKAVSKLWGKHKNKPDMNYETMGRALRYYYQRGILAKVEGQRLVYQFKEMPSDLVIIDDDDGQVPESGPGHGGHRSGPHGRGLSHGTSRVGRGKASGQPVLLRSLKREASPPLVYRGGNDGHREQLLQTLHVLQPNQGAVAPSPTQTVRTINVPTSVQASVPMVLTSGTQGGGTVTLQTVPLSTVLANGDGGHMAPQRVILHAVPSSSAPGVKDVLSFQTSGLQDGGQPQQLLVTSLGSSSGGVISTTAQSGSHNGITRLVTLNASGQPVVAQQPGTVIATVLKPSEFHTLQVKEEALDPQYLQSLVNSEGVVTFRPEEAEAGRAELAYRTVIIGQAPDAALNGRVTAAGAVERGGQLSYSHSEGLTPVEELEITGESVLQPVGGVKEEDGTAEPLPQGFQELSVTIHVPASDFIAAQVKTEPVET, from the exons CTGGACGACCCGTCAGTGTTTCCTGCGGTGATCGTGGAGCAGGTGCCAGCAGCTGACCTCATGCAGGTGTACTCCGGGCTGGAGTCAGACGAGGTTCCCAACGGCATTATGGCCGACAACTCCCTGGACGTAGCGGAGGAGCAGATAATGGGCGGAGACATCGGGCTCTCGG AAGCAGCATGCACAGACTCAGAGGAGAACATGGAGACCATAGAGGCAGCAGAAGCTCTGCTGAACATGGAGTCTCCCAACAACATCCTGGATGAAAAGCGCATGA TCCACTCCTACAACACCCTGCTGGACCCTGACCTGACCTACATCTCCTTGCGACCGGAGCAGCTGTCCAGCAATGGCGTGCACATGTCGCATGTGGAAGAAGAGTCCGCGGACGAGGTCCCGTCGAGGAGCCCCGGCAAAGCCCAGCGGAAAAGCAAAG CACGCAAACCGCGAGTGCCACGCCCCTGCTCCCCCATCTCCAACCCCAGCCTGCCACTCAGGAAGAAGAGCAAGGAGGGCAAAG GCAACACCATCTACCTGTGGGAGTTCCTCCTGGCCCTTCTGCAGGACAAGAACACCTGTCCTAAATACATTAAGTGGACACAGAGGGAAAAAGGCATCTTCAAACTGGTGGACTCCAAGGCCGTGTCCAAGCTGTGgggcaaacacaaaaacaagccgGATATGAATTATGAGACGATGGGGCGGGCTCTCAG GTATTACTACCAGCGAGGGATCCTGGCCAAAGTGGAGGGGCAGCGGCTGGTGTACCAGTTCAAGGAAATGCCCTCTGACCTGGTCATCATCGATGATGACGACGGCCAGGTGCCCGAATCCGGCCCTGGTCATGGCGGGCACCGCTCGGGCCCGCACGGCAGGGGCCTCTCCCACGGGACATCCCGGGTGGGGCGGGGAAAGGCGTCCGGGCAGCCGGTGCTGCTGCGTAGCTTGAAGAGGGAGGCCAGCCCCCCCCTGGTTTATCGGGGCGGGAATGACGGACATCgagagcagctgctgcagactTTGCACGTTCTGCAGCCCAACCAGGGTGCggttgccccctcccccacacagacTGTGAG GACCATCAACGTGCCCACGTCTGTCCAGGCCTCCGTTCCCATGGTGCTGACCTCCGGGACGCAGGGCGGAGGCACGGTCACGCTGCAGACCGTGCCGCTCTCCACCGTCCTGGCCAACGGCGACGGCGGCCACATGGCGCCACAGAGGGTCATCCTGCACGCCgtgccctcctcctccgcgcCCGGGGTCAAGGACGTGCTGAGCTTCCAGACCTCTGGGCTCCAGGACGGCGGGCAGCCCCAGCAGCTGCTGGTGACCAGCCTGGGCTCGTCCTCGGGCGGGGTCATCAGCACCACCGCCCAGTCTGGGTCGCACAACGGCATCACCCGCCTGGTCACCCTCAACGCCAGTGGGCAGCCGGTGGTGGCGCAGCAGCCGGGGACGGTCATCGCGACCGTGCTCAAGCCCAGCGAGTTCCACACTCTGCAGGTGAAAGAGGAAGCGCTGGACCCCCAGTACCTGCAGTCGCTGGTCAACAGCGAAGGCGTGGTGACGTTTCGGccggaggaggcggaggcgggCAGGGCGGAGCTGGCCTACAGGACTGTCATCATCGGGCAGGCCCCGGACGCCGCCCTGAATGGACGCGTGACGGCCGCCGGAGCCGTGGAGCGCGGCGGCCAGCTGTCCTACAGCCACAGCGAAGGCCTGACGCCCGTGGAGGAGCTGGAAATCACCGGGGAGTCGGTCCTGCAGCCGGTGGGTGGAGTCAAAGAGGAGGACGGCACCgctgagcccctcccccaaggCTTCCAGGAGCTGTCCGTCACCATTCACGTGCCCGCCTCCGACTTCATCGCCGCCCAAGTGAAGACGGAGCCCGTCGAGACGTAG